A region of Alteromonadaceae bacterium 2753L.S.0a.02 DNA encodes the following proteins:
- a CDS encoding type VI secretion system protein ImpG → MSDELLAYYEKELAFIRQMGAEFSRENPKIAGRLGINADTIEDPHVTRLIEGFAYLNARIQHKIDDEFPELTDALLNVIFPHYLRPIPSLSIVTFEPDKEQLDARYRVEKNTELETEYFQGENCRFSTCYPVDMYPIEVTHASLIGRPFLTPGADQMASCASVLKISLKTFNDDINLKEIDLQTLRFYLRGQPQHIHPLYQMLLKDSYKIALGGCSDELHPTFIDSSAITAVGFEETQGLLPYPPNSFLGYRLLTEYFAFPEKFMFIDISGLCENLPETASNQLDIYIYLKASDIELEHNINEKTFVLGATPIVNLFKHKCDPIKLDHTQSEYHLVPDSRRPRGFEVQSVERVVASTSSGDKAEFLPFYGIKHEHKDPVEHAFWYATRRPAKSGYGERDDGTDVYLSLVDLEFNPNIPDDRTLSIEAICSNRDLPAKLPFGVDQPRLQCSNSAPPCSKIRCLVKPTRVIRPPLQNNARWRLLSHLNLNHLSIVGGSKATEALREILRLYDFTETSVSRALIDSVVSVHAHPISAPLPVNGHTTMCRGVEIEILLDGALLAGSSSYLYASVLENFFAAYCSVNSFTRVLVKLKNREEYLKKCPPRAGQKIFL, encoded by the coding sequence ATGTCTGATGAGTTACTGGCTTACTACGAAAAAGAGCTGGCGTTTATTCGCCAGATGGGCGCTGAATTCTCACGTGAAAACCCTAAAATTGCCGGTCGACTGGGCATCAACGCCGATACTATTGAAGACCCACATGTTACCCGGCTTATTGAAGGCTTCGCCTACTTAAACGCGCGAATTCAACATAAAATCGATGATGAATTTCCCGAACTCACCGATGCACTGTTAAATGTTATATTTCCCCACTATCTGCGCCCCATTCCATCTCTGTCGATAGTTACATTCGAACCCGACAAAGAACAGCTCGATGCGAGATATCGTGTCGAAAAAAATACTGAACTCGAAACCGAGTACTTTCAGGGCGAAAACTGCCGTTTTAGCACGTGTTACCCGGTGGATATGTACCCCATTGAAGTTACCCATGCCAGTTTAATAGGCCGGCCATTCCTGACGCCCGGTGCAGACCAAATGGCGAGCTGCGCCAGCGTTTTAAAAATATCCTTAAAAACCTTTAACGATGATATCAATCTAAAAGAAATCGACCTGCAAACACTGCGCTTTTATTTGCGGGGCCAACCGCAGCATATTCATCCGCTGTATCAAATGTTGCTCAAGGACAGCTACAAAATAGCATTGGGTGGCTGCAGCGACGAATTACACCCGACCTTTATCGACAGTTCAGCGATAACTGCAGTAGGCTTTGAGGAAACGCAGGGCCTATTGCCCTACCCACCCAATTCCTTTCTCGGCTATCGTTTACTGACAGAATATTTTGCCTTCCCGGAAAAATTTATGTTCATTGACATTTCCGGCCTTTGCGAAAATTTACCGGAAACGGCGAGCAATCAGCTAGACATATATATTTATCTAAAAGCCAGCGATATTGAGCTCGAGCACAATATCAATGAAAAAACCTTTGTTTTGGGTGCGACACCCATTGTTAATTTATTTAAACATAAATGCGACCCGATAAAACTCGACCACACTCAATCCGAATACCATCTTGTACCGGATTCACGACGCCCGCGTGGCTTTGAAGTTCAGAGTGTTGAGCGAGTTGTTGCCTCAACCTCGAGCGGTGACAAAGCCGAATTCCTGCCCTTTTATGGCATAAAGCACGAACACAAAGATCCGGTTGAACATGCGTTCTGGTACGCAACACGACGACCCGCGAAATCAGGTTATGGCGAACGCGACGATGGTACCGACGTTTACCTCAGCCTGGTCGATCTTGAATTCAACCCAAATATTCCTGACGACAGAACCTTGTCTATCGAAGCTATTTGCTCAAACAGGGATCTCCCGGCAAAGCTGCCATTTGGTGTTGATCAACCGCGTTTGCAATGCTCCAACAGCGCACCACCCTGCTCTAAAATTCGCTGCCTGGTAAAACCCACACGTGTAATTCGACCACCTCTACAAAACAATGCACGTTGGCGCTTACTGTCCCACCTCAATTTGAATCACCTTTCAATTGTCGGAGGCAGTAAGGCAACTGAGGCATTGAGAGAAATTTTACGCCTCTATGATTTTACGGAAACTTCCGTATCCCGCGCCCTGATCGATTCAGTAGTATCGGTACATGCACACCCGATAAGCGCACCACTTCCTGTTAACGGACATACCACCATGTGTCGCGGCGTGGAAATTGAAATTTTATTGGACGGTGCCCTGCTCGCGGGCAGCAGCAGCTATTTATACGCCAGCGTGCTGGAAAATTTCTTCGCGGCTTATTGCTCCGTAAACTCCTTTACCCGAGTGCTGGTAAAACTTAAAAATCGAGAAGAGTATTTGAAAAAATGCCCACCAAGAGCCGGTCAAAAAATATTCCTGTAA
- a CDS encoding type VI secretion system protein ImpF, whose amino-acid sequence MARIDKNKNLRPSILDRLIDLDPKSTQEVEPNKHQRLRELRASVKRDLEHLLNTRYRIVSPPEELTQLENSILNYGMADLATVNVTDLEKRREFTRNLERLLKIYEPRFKTVKVNYQENPDNNDRTLRFRIDATIYADPSPEVVVFDSVLEPISRTVNIEESNHV is encoded by the coding sequence GTGGCACGCATCGATAAAAATAAAAACCTGAGGCCATCGATTCTCGACAGGCTGATTGATTTAGACCCGAAATCCACGCAGGAAGTTGAGCCCAATAAACACCAACGCCTGCGTGAACTACGAGCCAGCGTAAAGCGCGACTTAGAACATCTGCTAAATACCCGATATCGTATTGTTTCACCGCCAGAGGAGCTCACCCAACTGGAGAATTCCATTCTAAATTACGGCATGGCAGATCTTGCGACGGTGAATGTTACCGATCTCGAAAAACGACGCGAATTCACCAGAAACCTAGAGCGACTTTTAAAAATCTACGAGCCAAGATTTAAAACTGTGAAAGTAAACTACCAAGAAAATCCAGACAACAACGATCGCACGTTGCGCTTTCGCATCGACGCAACAATATACGCAGACCCATCACCTGAAGTGGTTGTTTTCGATTCGGTGCTCGAACCTATTTCGCGCACAGTAAATATCGAGGAATCCAACCATGTCTGA
- a CDS encoding type VI secretion system protein ImpD, translated as MTQLTSTPPEAPPDSAVTLDELCGRSPHLLSLDDFLNEASIVKALAFFVDEYASRKPKDRDDLWLLIDSAVAEIDELINEQLNAIIHHARFKKLESSWRGLWYLVIQAEGIRNLKIKVLDATWGDVTKDIERALDFDQSQLYNKIYSEEYGTPGGEPYGVLIGDYEITHKPTAAHPYDDISTLTGLADVCSAAFTPFMAAASPALLGVDRFADLGQGVKLADVFAQAEYIRWRSLREKPEARFIGLTLPKILMRTPYEKNRSSFKGLAFRENVTGDALESYVWGNAAYAFGGILIREFASVGWFGHIRGVPRDLLGGGLVTNLPIDYFATDREGIAYKPSTDILITDSLEREISELGMVPLCHCYNTPFSAFYSNQSVQARARGKGSAKDVNYKLSTMLQHVLCASRVAHYIKIMIRDKVGSFMSAEECQTFLRAWLVKYTTGRHDLEWEQQARYPLREADVTVREHPEKPGQYLCVIHLIPHYQVDQMVSELELVTELVQSG; from the coding sequence GTGACCCAACTAACCAGCACGCCACCTGAAGCCCCTCCAGACTCTGCCGTCACTTTAGATGAATTGTGCGGAAGATCACCGCATCTTCTGTCACTGGACGATTTTTTAAATGAAGCCAGTATCGTTAAAGCCTTAGCGTTTTTCGTTGATGAATACGCATCTCGAAAGCCTAAAGATCGCGACGATTTATGGTTACTGATCGATTCTGCGGTTGCAGAAATCGATGAGCTGATCAACGAACAACTTAATGCGATCATCCACCACGCCAGATTTAAAAAACTTGAATCATCCTGGCGAGGCTTGTGGTACCTGGTGATTCAGGCGGAAGGTATTCGCAATCTCAAAATTAAGGTGCTCGACGCAACCTGGGGTGATGTCACCAAAGATATTGAGCGCGCCCTGGACTTCGATCAGAGCCAGTTGTACAACAAAATCTACAGCGAAGAATACGGTACCCCCGGGGGGGAGCCCTATGGTGTGCTTATCGGCGATTACGAGATAACTCACAAACCTACCGCCGCGCATCCCTACGACGACATTTCCACACTTACCGGCCTCGCGGATGTTTGTTCGGCGGCATTTACGCCTTTCATGGCAGCAGCATCGCCAGCATTGCTCGGGGTCGATAGATTCGCCGACTTGGGGCAAGGAGTGAAGCTCGCCGACGTTTTTGCACAAGCAGAATATATTCGCTGGCGCAGCCTGCGCGAAAAACCGGAGGCGCGCTTTATCGGTTTAACCTTACCGAAAATATTAATGCGCACGCCCTACGAAAAAAACCGCAGCAGCTTCAAAGGTTTGGCATTCCGCGAAAACGTGACTGGTGATGCGCTCGAATCTTATGTTTGGGGTAATGCCGCCTATGCATTCGGCGGGATTTTGATACGCGAATTCGCCAGTGTAGGATGGTTCGGCCACATTCGCGGCGTGCCGCGTGATCTGCTTGGCGGAGGCTTGGTCACCAATCTGCCCATCGACTATTTCGCAACCGATCGCGAAGGTATCGCTTACAAACCCTCTACCGATATTCTCATTACCGATTCCCTAGAGCGCGAAATTAGTGAACTGGGTATGGTGCCTTTGTGCCATTGCTACAACACGCCTTTCTCGGCGTTCTACAGTAACCAATCGGTACAGGCACGCGCCCGCGGAAAAGGCTCTGCCAAAGATGTGAACTATAAACTTTCCACGATGCTGCAACATGTACTTTGTGCATCACGGGTCGCGCATTACATAAAAATTATGATTCGCGATAAAGTCGGCTCTTTCATGTCTGCAGAAGAATGTCAAACCTTCTTGCGAGCATGGCTGGTAAAATATACCACTGGGCGACACGATCTGGAGTGGGAACAACAAGCCCGCTACCCGCTGCGTGAAGCGGATGTCACTGTGCGGGAACATCCAGAAAAGCCTGGTCAATACTTGTGTGTCATTCACTTGATTCCGCACTATCAGGTCGACCAAATGGTTTCTGAGTTGGAATTGGTCACCGAATTGGTTCAATCGGGGTAA
- a CDS encoding type VI secretion system protein ImpC, which produces MANNEEMTEGQQAAEETTELSFLEQAIGATKQTPRDETEELLKTLTKEATKGTVKWDKNLSVTINQAIAAIDKAMSDQLCAIMHNEKFQKLEGSWRGLQYLVSNSETSSQLKLRVMNISKKELTRDLEKAVEFDQSQIFKKIYESEFGTAGGEPYAALIGDYEFSSHPDDLSLLTKMSNVAAAGFCPFVSATAPQMFGFESFTELSKPRDLEKIFESAEYIQWRSFRESEDSRFVTLTMPRTLARLPYGQATKPVEEFNFEEANVGDDGKHRESEHDSYCWMNAAYTLGTTLTKAFASYGWCTSIRGAEGGGKVEGLPSHVFISDDGDADQKCPTEIGITDRREAELSKLGFLPLCHYKNTDYAVFFGAQTTQKPKKFDDPDASSNAAISARLPYIMATSRIAHFLKVMARDKIGSFMEADEAERWLNNWLSQYVNGTPGASAEMKAKYPLAEARVEVKEVPGQPGVFNAVAYLRPWLQMEELTASLRLVANIPKAG; this is translated from the coding sequence ATGGCGAATAATGAAGAAATGACAGAAGGCCAACAGGCCGCCGAAGAAACGACGGAATTAAGTTTCCTTGAACAGGCAATTGGTGCCACCAAGCAAACGCCGCGCGACGAAACTGAGGAACTGCTCAAAACCTTAACCAAAGAAGCCACCAAGGGCACGGTTAAGTGGGATAAGAACCTCAGCGTAACCATCAACCAGGCGATTGCGGCCATCGACAAGGCCATGTCAGATCAACTCTGCGCCATCATGCACAACGAAAAATTCCAGAAGTTGGAAGGTTCGTGGCGCGGCCTGCAATATCTGGTATCCAACTCTGAAACCAGTTCGCAATTAAAACTGCGCGTAATGAACATCAGCAAGAAAGAGCTCACACGCGACTTGGAAAAAGCGGTTGAATTCGATCAAAGCCAGATCTTCAAGAAAATTTACGAAAGTGAATTCGGAACCGCGGGTGGCGAGCCCTATGCCGCACTTATTGGTGATTACGAGTTCTCATCACATCCTGATGACCTTTCTTTGCTTACCAAAATGTCTAATGTGGCAGCAGCTGGCTTCTGTCCCTTTGTGTCAGCAACAGCGCCTCAAATGTTTGGTTTTGAATCCTTTACCGAACTTTCCAAGCCCCGTGATCTGGAAAAGATTTTTGAGTCAGCTGAATATATTCAATGGCGCAGTTTCCGCGAAAGCGAAGACTCTCGCTTCGTTACCCTCACCATGCCACGCACCTTGGCGCGACTGCCTTACGGCCAGGCCACCAAGCCGGTTGAGGAATTTAATTTCGAAGAGGCCAACGTGGGTGACGATGGCAAGCATCGCGAGAGCGAGCATGATTCCTACTGTTGGATGAACGCCGCATACACGCTCGGTACCACGCTCACTAAAGCATTTGCGAGCTATGGATGGTGTACCAGCATCCGCGGTGCTGAGGGTGGCGGTAAAGTGGAAGGTCTGCCGAGCCATGTATTTATCAGCGACGATGGCGATGCCGACCAAAAATGCCCCACAGAAATCGGCATTACTGATCGCCGCGAAGCCGAACTGAGCAAACTGGGTTTTCTACCTTTATGTCACTACAAGAATACTGATTACGCGGTATTCTTCGGTGCTCAAACCACCCAGAAGCCCAAGAAGTTTGACGACCCGGATGCATCCAGTAATGCGGCAATTTCGGCTCGCCTACCCTACATCATGGCAACTTCGCGAATTGCTCACTTCTTGAAAGTGATGGCACGTGACAAAATCGGATCTTTCATGGAAGCCGACGAAGCAGAGCGCTGGTTAAACAATTGGTTAAGCCAATATGTTAACGGTACCCCCGGTGCGAGCGCTGAAATGAAAGCAAAATACCCACTTGCTGAAGCGCGCGTAGAAGTAAAAGAGGTACCTGGTCAGCCTGGTGTGTTTAATGCGGTGGCGTACTTGCGCCCCTGGTTGCAAATGGAAGAGCTCACCGCGTCATTGCGACTGGTCGCAAATATTCCCAAGGCCGGTTAA
- a CDS encoding type VI secretion system protein ImpB, with the protein MSESMQDKLGRVRKPRVHITYDLETNGQVAEKEIPFVMGVMGDYSGDNSESKKALKDRKFAQIDRDNFNDAMAKINPQLNMKVENTLDNDGSEMSVNLSFNNIEDFEPQKLVDQVEPLRKLMETRNKLRDLLTKADRSEDLENVLEEVLSNTEALSKLSGELGVEEDGAKDGE; encoded by the coding sequence ATGTCTGAAAGCATGCAAGATAAACTCGGTCGGGTTCGTAAACCCCGCGTACACATCACCTACGATCTGGAAACCAACGGCCAAGTCGCCGAAAAAGAAATTCCCTTCGTAATGGGTGTGATGGGCGACTACTCTGGTGATAACTCCGAAAGTAAAAAAGCCCTGAAAGATCGAAAATTCGCACAGATAGATCGGGATAATTTCAACGATGCTATGGCTAAAATAAACCCACAGCTCAATATGAAAGTTGAAAACACACTCGACAACGACGGCAGTGAAATGTCTGTTAACCTCAGTTTTAACAATATCGAAGATTTTGAACCGCAAAAGCTGGTTGATCAGGTTGAACCTTTGCGAAAACTGATGGAAACCCGTAACAAATTGCGAGATCTTCTCACCAAAGCGGACCGCTCTGAAGATCTCGAAAATGTACTCGAAGAAGTACTGAGTAATACTGAAGCGCTTAGCAAGCTATCTGGCGAATTAGGCGTAGAAGAAGACGGAGCAAAAGATGGCGAATAA
- a CDS encoding type VI secretion system protein ImpA, with amino-acid sequence MTSANLFDPELILSPIDGDWQTGQDVRLDPSPTSTYQTIKIARNSARAAERNSIHDGNTSEADEHWRTIKNNAPDLLTNQSKDLEVACWYTEALLRSNGFQGLRDGFLLIHGLIERFWANLYPLPDEDGMETRVACLAGLNGEGAEGVLIAPIRKTIITEGSSCGPFTYWEYQQALECQKLPDEKAKQAKIDKLGFSIDSIETAVRESSNEFFENIRGDLIEAIDLFKKTGQLLDEHCGTYDAPPTRTIIEVLEDCLGAISHLGRDKFLVMDEVPVEQSQDEQSGAGEGQAAPARPAAANYLANRDAAFKQLIEISEFFRKTEPHSPVSYVLQKAVKWGHMPLNELIQELIPDSSSRNHYSELTGVLSDDD; translated from the coding sequence ATGACCTCAGCCAATCTTTTTGATCCAGAACTGATTCTGAGCCCCATCGATGGTGACTGGCAAACTGGTCAGGACGTTCGTCTCGACCCATCACCCACCTCGACCTATCAAACCATCAAAATAGCCCGCAACTCGGCCCGCGCGGCCGAGCGCAACAGTATTCACGATGGTAATACCAGCGAAGCTGATGAGCACTGGCGCACCATCAAAAACAACGCGCCCGATCTGCTCACAAACCAAAGCAAAGACCTCGAAGTCGCCTGCTGGTATACCGAAGCCCTGCTGCGATCCAATGGCTTCCAGGGGCTGCGCGACGGTTTTCTATTAATTCACGGCCTGATTGAGCGGTTTTGGGCAAACCTTTACCCACTGCCCGATGAGGACGGCATGGAAACGCGAGTTGCCTGTCTCGCAGGTCTGAATGGTGAAGGTGCAGAAGGCGTGCTCATCGCCCCCATTCGCAAAACAATTATCACCGAAGGTAGCAGTTGTGGCCCCTTTACGTATTGGGAGTATCAGCAGGCGCTCGAATGCCAAAAACTGCCAGACGAAAAGGCGAAGCAAGCTAAAATCGACAAACTCGGTTTCAGTATTGACTCCATCGAGACTGCTGTGCGTGAATCCAGCAATGAGTTTTTCGAAAATATACGCGGTGACCTTATTGAGGCCATCGATTTATTCAAAAAAACCGGACAACTGCTCGATGAGCATTGCGGTACTTACGATGCCCCGCCCACGCGCACCATTATTGAAGTCCTGGAAGATTGCCTCGGCGCCATCAGCCATCTCGGTCGCGATAAATTTCTGGTGATGGACGAAGTGCCTGTAGAGCAGTCACAAGATGAGCAATCGGGCGCAGGTGAAGGCCAGGCCGCGCCAGCGCGACCCGCTGCAGCCAATTATCTGGCTAACCGGGACGCAGCCTTTAAGCAGCTCATCGAAATATCAGAGTTTTTCCGGAAAACAGAGCCCCACTCCCCGGTTTCCTATGTGCTGCAAAAAGCAGTTAAATGGGGCCATATGCCTCTGAATGAACTCATTCAGGAGTTAATTCCCGATTCGTCTTCGAGAAATCATTACAGTGAACTCACTGGCGTGCTTTCTGATGACGACTAA
- a CDS encoding FHA domain protein, whose amino-acid sequence MVLKVEIVQSPQGVVMPEVNKTISEQGGSFGRGENNTWILDDPERFLSSRHCEFSFESGQYFVTDVSTNGTFMNGSPEPLGRGARAALQNGDTIEIGEYKFRINLETDSGAFDSVSLDPFASPASPFDVDMPSEPANSQDPLAFGNDFGAMSDSPVPDLGSSETDPLAALDKAAADPFSKPADPFDPRLQSNNVGTESFPYGQNTYSDGGDPLAGAFDAPSAPGGLIPEDWEDDDLLGLGSEPVPSVTPTPVPPTPALEPARAAPKPAPRPRPAAPVESRRDISQPNRVLRKAPPKAAANPAVKKPAPRKTPAASEQSQQSAKALIAAMGLDTNKLSPQEQIEIAATVGELMPVVVEGMMRVLRSRASIKNEFRMSVTTIQPVENNPLKFSADREEAMENMFVRKSKAYKAPVDAFSEGFDAIAEHQVAIIAGIRAAFSKMVEHFNPEILEQQFDKQTKGVALPGMQKARYWTNYNEYFQSFLDNMEQSFQNLFGDEFVRAYEDQLFKLMAARNNDNKL is encoded by the coding sequence ATGGTACTAAAAGTGGAAATTGTGCAGTCGCCTCAAGGCGTTGTGATGCCTGAGGTCAACAAAACCATTTCTGAGCAGGGTGGCTCATTCGGCCGTGGTGAAAATAATACTTGGATTCTCGACGATCCAGAGCGCTTTTTATCGAGCCGTCACTGTGAATTCTCGTTCGAGAGTGGTCAGTATTTTGTGACAGACGTCAGTACCAACGGCACATTTATGAATGGCTCCCCAGAGCCTTTGGGGCGAGGGGCTCGTGCCGCTCTGCAGAATGGCGATACCATAGAAATTGGTGAATACAAATTCAGAATCAACCTTGAGACCGACTCGGGTGCCTTCGATAGTGTTTCGTTAGACCCATTTGCCAGCCCTGCATCACCCTTCGATGTCGATATGCCATCGGAGCCGGCGAACAGTCAAGACCCTCTGGCATTTGGGAATGACTTCGGCGCTATGTCTGACTCTCCGGTACCCGATCTGGGCAGCTCGGAAACAGACCCCCTCGCGGCACTCGACAAGGCCGCAGCAGATCCTTTTAGCAAGCCGGCTGACCCCTTCGACCCCCGTCTACAAAGTAATAACGTGGGTACTGAGTCGTTTCCCTATGGTCAAAATACCTATTCTGATGGTGGCGATCCGCTCGCCGGGGCGTTTGATGCCCCATCTGCGCCGGGAGGCTTAATTCCTGAAGATTGGGAAGACGACGATTTGCTGGGGCTGGGTTCTGAGCCTGTGCCGTCCGTGACGCCGACGCCGGTGCCGCCCACTCCGGCGTTGGAGCCTGCGAGAGCAGCGCCTAAACCGGCTCCGAGACCTCGACCGGCCGCTCCAGTAGAGTCTCGTCGAGATATCTCGCAACCCAATAGGGTTCTGCGCAAAGCCCCGCCAAAAGCGGCAGCGAACCCGGCTGTTAAGAAGCCCGCGCCCCGAAAGACGCCGGCGGCGTCAGAGCAAAGTCAGCAATCGGCTAAGGCACTCATCGCTGCAATGGGTTTGGATACCAATAAATTGTCGCCTCAAGAGCAAATCGAGATTGCCGCGACGGTTGGCGAGCTGATGCCTGTCGTTGTCGAAGGCATGATGCGAGTGCTGAGATCCCGGGCCAGTATTAAAAACGAATTTCGTATGAGTGTTACCACTATCCAGCCGGTGGAAAATAACCCGCTGAAATTTTCCGCAGACCGAGAGGAAGCCATGGAAAACATGTTTGTACGCAAAAGCAAAGCGTACAAAGCCCCAGTGGACGCCTTCTCAGAAGGGTTTGATGCGATTGCCGAACATCAGGTAGCCATAATTGCGGGTATTCGCGCGGCATTTTCCAAAATGGTCGAACATTTCAACCCAGAGATTTTGGAACAGCAGTTCGACAAACAAACCAAAGGCGTCGCTTTACCGGGTATGCAGAAAGCACGTTACTGGACGAACTATAACGAATACTTTCAGAGTTTTCTCGATAATATGGAGCAATCGTTCCAGAACTTATTCGGTGATGAATTCGTGCGAGCATACGAAGACCAACTATTCAAACTGATGGCCGCGCGTAATAACGATAATAAACTGTAA
- a CDS encoding type VI secretion system protein VasD gives MLRHLKNVGALCLIVVLAACSSMNSKVGGVLNLDTDLKLVVTADSDINPDESGKPSPIFVRLYELKTTKLIEKNDFIAIYERDSEVLGSDLIAKQELKRLAPGDQREERFVLNPETQYVALYAEFFEYKTAKYKVVFPVTTNNIVRNKIKVKLSGNRIYLDK, from the coding sequence ATGTTAAGGCACCTCAAGAATGTGGGGGCGTTGTGCTTAATAGTTGTATTGGCGGCATGCTCGTCGATGAACAGCAAGGTGGGCGGGGTGCTCAACCTCGATACCGATTTAAAACTCGTCGTTACCGCAGATTCTGATATCAACCCCGACGAAAGCGGCAAACCCTCGCCTATTTTTGTGCGACTTTACGAGTTAAAGACCACAAAATTGATCGAAAAAAACGACTTTATTGCAATCTATGAACGCGATTCTGAAGTGCTGGGGAGCGATTTAATTGCGAAACAGGAACTAAAACGTCTCGCACCTGGTGACCAGAGGGAAGAGCGCTTTGTACTCAACCCCGAAACACAATACGTCGCGCTCTATGCGGAGTTTTTCGAATACAAAACCGCGAAATACAAAGTCGTATTCCCGGTAACAACCAACAACATCGTGCGTAACAAAATTAAAGTGAAATTGTCAGGTAACAGGATTTACCTCGATAAATAA
- a CDS encoding type VI secretion system protein ImpJ translates to MSLESKVVWQEGMFLNPQHFQQQERYFERYINERCAASGEYNWGVQEFEIDQQLLKLGKISVTKAKGVLPDGTPFSAPDVDDVPPVLDVPENTLNSRVYLAIPLRRPGAIEVQTEDSLQGLARYFSREHEVRDVTKEGGDAHKLNLGKLRLKLLLESDDRSGYACIGVLKIAEIRDDQEIFLDEQHIATCLDCRCSTKLNGFLSEVVGLLNQRAQAIAGRLADTARGGTAEVADYMMLQFLNRVEPLIKHLGQIQGLHPLTLYREVIQIAGEISTFTNREKRPAEFPPYLHHELQSSFVPLMGALRASLSMVYEQTAVSLALVEKKYGIRVSEISDRTLISTATYVLAVRADVAEEVIRSRLPAQIKIGPVERIRQLVNAAMPGIQIKPLPVAPRQIPFRSGYTYFELEKQTPLWRELATSGGFAVHIGGDFPGIELEFWAIRQ, encoded by the coding sequence ATGTCTTTAGAAAGCAAGGTTGTTTGGCAAGAGGGAATGTTTTTAAACCCACAGCATTTCCAGCAGCAGGAACGATATTTCGAGCGTTACATTAATGAACGCTGCGCCGCCAGCGGAGAGTACAACTGGGGTGTGCAGGAATTCGAAATCGACCAGCAGTTGCTCAAGCTCGGCAAAATATCAGTAACCAAAGCTAAAGGGGTGTTGCCCGACGGCACACCCTTTAGCGCACCCGATGTCGACGATGTGCCACCGGTGCTTGATGTGCCGGAAAACACCTTAAACAGTCGTGTATATCTCGCGATACCCTTACGTCGCCCAGGCGCGATTGAAGTGCAAACCGAAGACAGTTTGCAAGGCTTGGCGAGATATTTTTCACGTGAGCACGAAGTTCGCGACGTGACCAAAGAGGGTGGCGATGCGCACAAATTGAATTTGGGCAAATTGCGTTTGAAATTACTGCTCGAATCGGATGATCGCAGTGGTTACGCCTGTATTGGCGTGCTTAAAATTGCGGAAATTCGCGATGATCAGGAAATCTTTTTGGATGAACAACATATTGCGACCTGTCTGGATTGCCGTTGTTCAACAAAGCTCAACGGCTTTTTAAGTGAGGTCGTGGGCTTGTTGAATCAGCGAGCCCAAGCGATTGCCGGACGTCTCGCCGATACGGCGAGGGGCGGTACGGCTGAAGTTGCTGATTACATGATGTTGCAGTTTCTCAATCGAGTTGAACCGCTGATTAAGCACCTTGGTCAAATACAAGGCTTGCATCCACTCACCCTATATCGTGAAGTCATTCAGATAGCCGGGGAAATCAGTACCTTTACCAATCGTGAAAAACGCCCCGCAGAATTCCCGCCTTATCTTCATCACGAATTGCAATCTTCCTTTGTGCCGTTGATGGGCGCACTGCGAGCCAGTCTCTCGATGGTTTACGAACAAACGGCGGTGTCACTGGCACTGGTGGAAAAAAAGTACGGCATTCGGGTGTCCGAAATTTCAGATCGTACGCTCATTTCCACAGCGACCTACGTGTTGGCGGTACGTGCCGATGTGGCTGAGGAAGTGATACGCTCACGGTTGCCAGCGCAAATTAAAATCGGCCCCGTCGAACGAATTCGCCAGTTGGTTAACGCCGCTATGCCTGGGATTCAGATAAAACCCTTGCCTGTGGCGCCGCGCCAAATTCCGTTCCGTTCTGGTTACACCTATTTTGAATTGGAAAAGCAAACCCCCTTGTGGCGTGAGCTTGCAACGTCGGGTGGCTTTGCAGTACACATCGGGGGTGATTTTCCCGGCATTGAATTAGAATTTTGGGCAATTCGACAGTAA